In the genome of Schistocerca piceifrons isolate TAMUIC-IGC-003096 chromosome X, iqSchPice1.1, whole genome shotgun sequence, one region contains:
- the LOC124722809 gene encoding uncharacterized protein LOC124722809, with the protein MASQKKKEIIYMKPIKCNQLKKPYTVKSIVNSYCRKKHIRGGVAIYSNQSLNCTITKLDLNSLCDEQHFEVTGIIINSHKLIVVSMYRSPKGSINIFLEKMDMLLSELSNIKWLHYDIAIGGDLNADFDVTKCKGSVADLENLLRQYNLHHVNNRPTRNKACLDNIFVNFKTTENTCEVVVFPFSDHDSVSLNYESKIPLNRSNANRPVPTVVITRPITEDKIKTFRNSLADRDWFGHCSVDGHYTSSNDLPAKIIFDRFFNAFLTLFNHSIPIKKIKIMDSSHKSRSQNRQNIWYTKQLTDLKKQVLLLYNIYNSMKSDCAKSAYVECRNEYKKAILQAKKTYNANSIHNSTNKCKTAWKVINSAARDTKKDKINIPRQTLNEFFINSVREIGDTIIKPDISPSELLSQNWGRQSLNTSMVTFSEVSPRYVQGVIKQLKSSDSLDIYGISSNLLKKVCDCILYPLTHCISKCLLEGYFPDELKLSRIVPVYKKGDKDSPSSYRPIPIVPTFSKVIECIMYQQLSSHFENLGIINATQYGFRKNLSTIDAINMVVSYILKVFENKGFAQVSFCDPSKAFDCVEHMPLLEKLEFYGGVQKQTFFLGICKRNYYNCHLCTRKVNAIQ; encoded by the exons atggcatcacagaagaaaaaggaaatcatttatatgaaacccattaaatgtaatcaattaaagaaaccatacactgtcaaaag tatagtaaatagctactgtaggaaaaagcacattagaggtggtgtggcaatttattccaaccagtcactcaattgtacaataaccaaactagacctaaattccttgtgtgatgaacagcactttgaagttacgggtataatcattaatagtcataagctaatagtagtatccatgtacagatcaccaaagggaagcattaacatatttttagaaaaaatggacatgctattgagtgaattaagtaatattaaatggctacattatgatattgcaataggaggcgatttgaatgctgattttgatgttactaaatgtaagggtagtgttgcagatctggaaaacttgctaagacaatacaatttacatcatgttaataacaggcccacaagaaacaaagcatgtttagataacatctttgtaaacttcaagaccactgaaaacacatgcgaagttgtagtgttcccattctctgaccatgactccgtatctctaaattatgaaagtaaaattcccctcaataggagcaatgcaaacagacctgtcccaacagttgtgattaccagacccataactgaggataaaattaaaacatttcgtaattcccttgctgacagagactggtttggccattgtagtgtcgatggacattacacatcaagtaatgatctgccagccaaaataatatttgatagattttttaatgcattcttgaccctatttaaccatagtattcccataaagaaaatcaaaataatggacagcagccacaaatccagatctcaaaacagacaaaatatatggtacactaaacagctgacagacctaaagaaacaagttttgttactgtacaacatatacaatagtatgaagtctgactgtgccaaatcagcctatgtggaatgcaggaatgaatacaaaaaagccatcctgcaagccaaaaaaacctacaatgccaacagcatacataattccaccaataaatgcaaaactgcttggaaagtaattaacagtgctgccagagatactaaaaaagacaaaattaatatcccacgacaaacactcaatgagttttttattaattcagtgagagaaataggagacacaattatcaaaccagacattagtccatcagagttactctcccaaaattggggtagacagtcactaaatacaagcatggtaaccttctccgaagtatcgcctagatatgtacaaggggtcataaaacaactgaaatcatctgatagcttagatatatatggcatatcatccaacctgctaaaaaaagtgtgtgactgcattctctaccccttaacccattgcataagcaagtgcttacttgagggatattttcctgatgagttaaaactgtctaggattgtcccagtatacaaaaagggagataaagactctccatctagctacaggcctattccaatagtacccacattctccaaggtaatagaatgcatcatgtaccaacaattatcatctcactttgagaatctaggaataattaatgctacacaatatgggtttaggaagaatctgtcgaccattgatgcaatcaacatggtagtcagttacatcctcaaagtttttgagaacaaaggctttgctcaggtctcattctgtgacccaagcaaggccttcgactgtgttgagcacatgccactactagagaaactagaattctacg gtggtgtccagaagcaaacttttttcctagggatttgcaaaagaaactattacaactgccacttatgtacccgtaaagtaaatgctattcaatga